The genomic region CCACCAGGTAGATCTGTGCGGCCCACGGCCCCGACGAACAAAGTGTCTCCAGTAAAGAGTCTTTCCCCATCATAAAAACAAATAGAACCTGGAGAATGCCCTGGAGTATGAATCACTTTGAGGGAAATATTGCCTACTTGTATAATTTGTCCGTCTTTTAGCAAGATATCTGCTGGTTCATTGGGTTCAAAGCCCCAGGCGGCAAATACTTGTGCCGCCATGGGATGACGGAAGAATTCATCATCAGCTTCATGCATGGCTACCGGGATGTTTAGCTTGCGTCTAAGCCACCAGGCCCCTGAAACGTGGTCCCCATGGCCATGGGTTGCGAGGATATACACCGGCTCAAGGTCGAGTTCTTTTATTTTTTGAAGGATGCGACCTTCGTCTCCTCCTGGATCAACAATGGCGACTTTATTGGTTTCTGGGCAAATGATGAAATAACAACGTACGGCTAGCGGGCCAACAGTCAAGACTTCAAGCTTCATGCTCTTTCCTCCGTTTATGAGCTTCGTCTGCGGCTGAAAGTCCGGCGATACAGCCTTCTCCAACAGCCTTGGCTACTTGAAAAGGTGGGCCGCACACATCTCCTGCCGCAAAA from Thermodesulfatator atlanticus DSM 21156 harbors:
- a CDS encoding MBL fold metallo-hydrolase, with amino-acid sequence MKLEVLTVGPLAVRCYFIICPETNKVAIVDPGGDEGRILQKIKELDLEPVYILATHGHGDHVSGAWWLRRKLNIPVAMHEADDEFFRHPMAAQVFAAWGFEPNEPADILLKDGQIIQVGNISLKVIHTPGHSPGSICFYDGERLFTGDTLFVGAVGRTDLPGGDFNQLIESLREKIVPLPDETIICPGHDYGEKPFSTLGEEKQTNPYIVEYVFGG